ATCATGCCGGGTCTGCGCTTCGACTACGGCTACACCCGCGACGCCGCGGGCCGCGTGGCCGGACAGCTCGCCGGCTTCGGTCCCCGCCTGGGCGCGGTGCTCGATCTGACGCGTGACTCGAAGACCATCTTCTCGGCCTTCTACGGTCGCTCCAACGAGACCCTGTCGCTGCTCGCCGCCGCCAACGCCAGCCCCTCCGCGAAGACCGACTACTACGCCTACGATCCGGCCACGGGGACCTTCGACTACAGCTCGTCGGAGGGTGGCCCCGGTGCCACCGAGGTGGACCGCAAGAACCACACCCCGCCGCACTCGGATGAAATCCTGTTGAGCCTGCGTCGGCAGATCGGCAAGAACACCGGTCTGTCGGTCGAGTACACCTACAAGAATCTGGCCAACATCTGGGACGCGGTGGAGACCAACCAGATCTGGGATCCCTCGGGCACGCGCGTCATCGGCTACAAGAACGGCGTGGCCACGCCGGTGTACCTGTTCACCCGTCCGGACTCGAACTGGATCAAGTACCAGAGCGTGGACCTCATCCTGGATGGCCGTCCGACGCCGGAGCTGGAGTTCTACGCGGCCTACACGCTGTCCTTCCGCTACGGTCCGGGCAACGAGTCCATGGGCCAGCTGAGCACGGGCATCGGCCAGTACGACAACCCGCGTCAGTCGCAGTTCTACACGGGCTACTCGCTGGGCGACACGCGGCACCAGATCAAGCTGCTGGGCTCGTACACCTGGAAGGGCCTGAGCATCGGACCCAGCTTCAGCTATGCCTCGGGCGCGACGCGGGCCAAGCGCTACAACACGGCCAACCCGAACATCAGCGGCTACGTCCTGCGCTCGCCCGTGGGCACCACGCCGGGCACTCCCAACGATCCCACGCAGATCGCCGAGTTCCGCCTGCCGGACACCATCACCGCCAACGCGCGTATCAGCTATGACTTCTCGGAGCTGACCGGCCAGAAGTTCGCGCTCATCGCGGACGTGTTCAACGTGTTCAACCTCGGGGCCCCCACCGGCCTCGTGACGACGGAGAACGTGGGCGCGACGAGCAACTTCGGCCTGGCGTCCGCCCGTCAGCAGCCGCTGCGCGTGCAGCTCGCCCTGCGCTACCAGTACTAGTCGGTTCCACCCGCGGGGCGCCGGAGCAGGACTCCGGGACCCCGCCTGGTCGACAGACGCCCCCCTCCGAGAACATCCGGAGGGGGGCGTGTCGCGTTATGGAGTCGGGCGCTCCGCATGCCCGTGCGCCGCGAGGTGCCGCCCCCCGAGCAACTCCGGGCGCACGCCCTCGAGGGCAGGCTCTGGCCGGTGGTGCTCCTGGTGACTCGATGTTGGCATCGAGGCCAGGAGCGGGAACGCGTCGCGTGGCAGCTTGGAGTCAGGCACTCGCCGCGGGCCTGGTTCCAGCCAGCGCGTCGCACGCCATGTCGAATTCTCCCAGGGCTTATCACGCGGGGCGTGGAGGGCTTGACAAGCGGGCGGCGGAACTCAAGTGCTCGGATGCCATCGGGTCAGGCCAGGTGCATGCGGAAACGCATGGCGAACATGCGTATTCGAGGGTGCTCGGGCGGGCACGCCTACCGGACACTTTGGCACATCGTCCGGATCATGTAGCGCAAGACAAGTTTTAGAACACAGAGCAACGCGGGCAGTCTCTTCGTGGACGGTTGCTATTCTTTTATCATCCACCGTGACGGATGCCCCAACCCAGCTGCGCCTCTCATGACTTGTCTTTGGTAGTTAGACATTGGTGCAATGGTTCTGCACCGACGTCTGGATATTCCAAGGGAATGAGGTGGGTGGAATCACGAGTGGTTTTCTCGATTCTCGAAAAGCGACAATGCGCCCCAGCATCAGCGGCACCATCCTGCGCTTGCCCGTGGGCACCACGCCGGGCTCGCCCAACCACCGTGGGCGCGGTCAACAACTTCGGCCGCGCGACCTCCCGCCAGCAACCGCCGCGCGTGCAGTTCGCCCTGCGCTACCAGTACTGGTCGGGTCCACCCGTGGGGCGCCGGAGCAGGACTCCGGGGCCCCGCCTGGTCGACAGACGCCCTCCTCCGAGAACATCCGGAGGGGGGCGTGTCACGTTATAGAGTCGGGCGCTCCCCATGCCCCTTCCCGCCGTCCTCCCGCCCGCCCTCGCCGCGCTGCCCATGCGCCACAAGGTGCCGCCCCCCGAGCAACTCCGGGCGCACATCCTCGAGGGGCGGAGCTGGCCGGTGGCGCTCCCGGTGACGTTCACCCCCTTCGCGTCGGCCCAGCCGTGCTCGGCCCGCTGTGTCTTCTGCTCGGAGACGCTGCGGCCCCACGGCTCCGGGCGGCTCTCGGCGTCCCTGCGGCCGGGCCCTCGCTACCAGGAGGGGCTCGCCCGGGCGCTCGCCGCGCTCCAGGGTCTGCCCCTGGGCATCTCCCTGTCCGGGCTCGAGTCCACGGATGCGCCGGAGTGGTTGCTGGGGGTGCTCGACGTGCTGGAGGCCCACGAGCGCCACCCCGCGGGTCACGTGGAGGAGAAGGTCCTCTATTCCAACGCGGCCGGGCTGTGCGCGGAGACGTCGGGCGGAGTGTTGCTGCCCCGACTGGCGCGCTACGGCCTGACGCGCGTGGAGATCTCCCGGCACCACCCCGAGGCCCCACGCAACGACGGCATCATGCGCTTCCGCCCGGGCCAGCCCGTGGCGCGGCAGGAGGTGTTCGAGGCGGCGGTGCACGCGACGCGCGGCCATGTGCCCGTGCGGCTCGTGTGCATCGTGCAGCGCACGGGCGTGGCCACGCCCACGGACGTGGTGGACTACCTGCGCTGGGCGGTGGAGCGGCTGGGCGTGACGGACGTGGTGTTCCGCGAGTTCTCCCGGCTGCATGGGCTCTACCAGCCCAACACCACCTGGCGCACCATCGAGCGCGACCGGGTGCCCATCGAGTCCCTGCTCGAGCCGCTGCTGCCGGACGGGCCCGGCTCGGACTTCGAGCCGGTGGA
This window of the Cystobacter fuscus DSM 2262 genome carries:
- a CDS encoding radical SAM protein, with translation MPLPAVLPPALAALPMRHKVPPPEQLRAHILEGRSWPVALPVTFTPFASAQPCSARCVFCSETLRPHGSGRLSASLRPGPRYQEGLARALAALQGLPLGISLSGLESTDAPEWLLGVLDVLEAHERHPAGHVEEKVLYSNAAGLCAETSGGVLLPRLARYGLTRVEISRHHPEAPRNDGIMRFRPGQPVARQEVFEAAVHATRGHVPVRLVCIVQRTGVATPTDVVDYLRWAVERLGVTDVVFREFSRLHGLYQPNTTWRTIERDRVPIESLLEPLLPDGPGSDFEPVDVTRGYYYWNARLRWRGQCSVTFEASDYQDMKARHHSGVIHKFVFHANGNLCADWDPEREVLLRTA